A genomic region of Haliotis asinina isolate JCU_RB_2024 chromosome 1, JCU_Hal_asi_v2, whole genome shotgun sequence contains the following coding sequences:
- the LOC137281190 gene encoding uncharacterized protein, with protein MMSQSDSMAEDGGCGNIYSYGCRFSTSAATKTLLSTSESPPCIGEEPRLQSFLEVYDRIRCDPSERGQKKVKASVSGQKLGGSQGDGSIPYVFSHFDNIDKYMQRYRYYHTVGDAGHTGMDPHILGIQVASVASDDASNRSLLLNDLTEHGPSLSEFRTLLVSTRRHKTDLSSAKRNKSAPCSQNLKQSKRLYLTWEEYRSIHGPDTTRTPTQSPQHLQTCSSFVLDKDEQTTPKTVRKVSSAFPLRSSGASLSAETPKTRVKLKDSNTKGKENLDVEKSPVTMTPAAPDVKSRQVSPSTSVIPRAWSASASTTSRFKMTTVKERPRLCSKSVMKEILNNHAAHHSFTEAAHRSAAQRNHAHFVSSPHSHPEQCKTEKSSKRDTSQIEQFKKFSNNRSPNSRVGVMYKFSKVRRQQIHL; from the exons ATGATGTCACAATCAGACAGCATGGCCGAGGACGGAGGTTGTGGAAACATCTACAGTTACGGTTGCCGCTTCTCCACCTCCGCTGCAACCAAAACCCTCCTTTCAACATCGGAGAGTCCACCATGTATAGGCGAAGAGCCGAGACTTCAGAGCTTCTTAGAAGTCTATGATAGGATCCGATGTGATCCGAGTGAAAGAGGACAAAAGAAGGTGAAGGCCAGTGTGAGCGGACAAAAGTTGGGAGGGTCACAAGGTGACGGAAGCATTCCATACGTGTTCAGTCATTTTGACAACATAGACAAATACATGCAGAGGTATCGATATTACCACACAGTGGGTGATGCAGGTCACACCGGTATGGACCCCCATATCCTGGGCATCCAGGTAGCAAGTGTGGCGTCCGATGACGCAAG CAACAGAAGCCTCCTGTTGAATGATCTGACAGAGCATGGACCCAGCTTAAGCGAGTTTCGGACGCTCCTTGTGAGCACCAGACGACACAAGACCGACCTGTCGTCTGCCAAGAGGAACAAGTCCGCCCCTTGTTCCCAAAACTTGAAACAATCCAAACGTCTGTATCTGACGTGGGAGGAGTACAGGTCGATACACGGCCCAGACACCACGCGTACACCTACACAATCTCCGCAGCATCTCCAGACATGCTCCAGTTTTGTGCTCGACAAAGACGAGCAGACGACACCCAAGACTGTGAGGAAAGTCTCGTCTGCGTTTCCGTTGCGGTCTTCTGGTGCGAGTTTAAGTGCAGAGACACCAAAAACCAGGGTTAAATTGAAAGACTCTAATACTAAAGGTAAGGAAAACCTTGATGTTGAGAAGTCTCCAGTAACCATGACTCCCGCTGCCCCGGATGTGAAATCAAGACAGGTTTCTCCCTCCACGTCTGTAATTCCTCGTGCATGGTCAGCGTCAGCCTCCACCACGTCCAGATTCAAGATGACCACAGTGAAGGAAAGACCGCGATTGTGCAGCAAGTCAGTCatgaaagaaatattgaacaacCATGCTGCCCATCATTCTTTCACAGAAGCAGCACATCGTTCTGCAGCGCAGAGGAACCATGCGCACTTTGTGTCATCACCACATTCGCATCCCGAACAATGTAAAACAGAAAAATCTTCCAAAAGGGATACATCCCAGATTGAACAGTTCAAGAAATTTTCCAACAACAGGTCCCCGAACTCCCGGGTAGGAGTAATGTACAAGTTCTCAAAAGTCAGACGACAACAAATTCATTTATGA